The proteins below are encoded in one region of Synchiropus splendidus isolate RoL2022-P1 chromosome 13, RoL_Sspl_1.0, whole genome shotgun sequence:
- the LOC128769138 gene encoding myosin-7-like, producing the protein MGDAEMAVFGAAAPYLRKSDRERMEASTRPFDIKKECYVPDQVEEFVKATIVSRDGDKVTVDTQHGKSVTVKESQILQQNPPKFDKIEDMAMLTFLHEPAVLFNLKERYAAWMIYTYSGLFCVTVNPYKWLPVYNQEVVVAYRGKKRSEAPPHIFSISDNAYQYMLADRENQSILITGESGAGKTVNTKRVIQYFASIAAGGIRKDPNAKDKGTLEDQIIQANPALEAFGNAKTIRNDNSSRFGKFIRIHFDTRGKLASADIETYLLEKSRVIFQLRAERDYHIFYQILSNKKPELLEMLLITMNPYDYAFISQGETQVASIDDAEELMATDSAFDVLGFTQEEKNSVYKLTGAIMHHGNMKFKQKQREEQAEADGTEDADKVAYLMGLNSADLIKGLLHPRVKVGNEWVTKGQNVAQVTYAVGALSKSVYEKMFLWMVMRINQSLETKQPRQYFIGVLDIAGFEIFDFNTFEQLCINFTNEKLQQFFNHHMFVLEQEEYKKEGIEWTFIDFGMDLQACIDLIEKPMGIMSILEEECMFPKASDATFKAKLYDNHLGKSANFQKPRIVKGKPEAHFALMHYAGTVDYNINNWLVKNKDPLNETVVGLYQKSNLKLLAVLFANYAGADSVMSEAAEGKKEKKRKGSSFQTVSALHRENLNKLMTNLRSTHPHFVRCIIPNETKTPGAMENPLVMHQLRCNGVLEGIRICRKGFPNRILYGDFKQRYRILNPAAIPEGQFIDSRKGAEKLLGSLDIDHNQYRFGHTKVFFKAGLLGLLEEMRDERLSKIITGIQARSRGLLSRIEYQKMVERRDALLVIQWNVRSFMGVKNWPWMKLFFKIKPLLRSAEAEKEMANMKEEFLKLKESYAKSEARRKELEEKMVSLLQEKNDLQLQVQTEQDNLCDAEERCEGLIKNKIQLEAKAKELTERLEDEEEMNAELTAKKRKLEDECSELKKDIDDLELTLAKVEKEKHATENKVKNLTEEMAGLDEIIAKLTKEKKALQEAHQQTLDDLQSEEDKVNTLTKAKTKLEQQVDDLEGSLEQEKKVRMDLERAKRKLEGDLKLTQETVMDLENDKQQLEERLKKKDFEISQLNGKIEDEQTLIIQLQKKLKELQARVEELEEELEAERAARAKVEKQRADLARELEEISERLEEAGGATSAQIEMNKKREAEFLKLRRDLEEATLQHEATAATLRKKQADSVADLGEQIDNLQRVKQKLEKEKSELRLELDDVVSSLEQVVKAKTNLEKTCRTLEDQANEYRMKCDENQRTLNDFTTQKAKLQAENDEYSRQLEEKESLVSQLTRGKNSYNQQVEDLKRQLEEEIKAKNALAHAVQSARHDCDLLREQYEEEQEAKSELQRGMSKANSEVAQWRTKYETDAIQRTEELEEAKKKLALRLQEAEEAVEAVNAKCSSLEKTKHRLQNEIEDLMVDVERSNAAAAALDKKQRNFDKILAEWKQKYEESQCELESSQKESRSLSTELFKLKNSYEESLEHLETMKRENKNLQEEISDLTEQLSEGGKTVYELDKARKLLEQEKGEIQSALEEAEGSLEHEEGKILRAQLEFNQIKADMERKIAEKDEEMEQSKRNMQRTIDTLQSSLEAECRSRNEALRLKKKMEGDLNEMEVQLSQANRQAAEAQKQLKSVHAHLKDCQIQLDESHRLNDDLRENTAIVERRNNLLQAELEELRAALEQTERTRKLAEQELLDVTERVQLLHSQNTGLINQKKKLEADASQLQTEVEDAVQECRNAEEKAKKAITDAAMMAEELKKEQDTSAHLERMKKNMEQTIKDLQHRLDEAEQIAMKGGKKQLQKLEARVRELENEVEAEQKKNGEAVKGIRKYERRIKELTYQTDEDRKNVARLQDLVDKLQLKVKAYKRSAEEAEEQSNAHLGKFRKLQHELDEAEERADIAESQVNKLRAKSRDVGPKKGFDEE; encoded by the exons ATGGGGGAtgcggagatggccgtgtttgGGGCAGCGGCTCCGTACCTGAGGAAGTCAGACAGGGAGCGCATGGAGGCGTCAACACGCCCTTTTGACATCAAGAAAGAATGCTACGTTCCTGACCAAGTGGAAGAGTTTGTAAAAGCCACCATAGTGAGCCGAGATGGAGACAAAGTCACAGTGGACACGCAGCATGGGAAG TCTGTGACCGTCAAAGAATCGCAGATTCTGCAACAGAATCCTCCGAAATTCGATAAGATTGAAGACATGGCCATGCTGACTTTCCTCCATGAGCCTGCTGTGCTGTTCAACCTCAAAGAGCGTTACGCAGCATGGATGATCTAC ACCTACTCTGGGCTTTTCTGTGTGACTGTCAACCCCTACAAGTGGCTGCCAGTCTACAACCAAGAGGTGGTCGTCGCCTAcagaggaaagaagaggagtgaagctcctcctcacatcttctccatctctgacAACGCCTACCAGTACATGCTGGCAG ATCGAGAGAACCAGTCGATTTTGATCAC CGGAGAATCTGGTGCAGGAAAGACTGTCAACACCAAACGAGTCATCCAGTACTTTGCAAGCATTGCAGCTGGAGGTATTCGTAAAGacccgaacgccaaagataag GGTACTCTGGAGGATCAAATCATCCAGGCCAACCCTGCTCTGGAGGCTTTTGGCAACGCCAAGACCATCAGGAATGACAACTCCTCCAGATTT GGTAAATTCATCAGGATTCACTTCGATACCAGGGGAAAGTTGGCCTCTGCCGACATTGAAACAT ACCTTCTGGAGAAGTCCCGGGTCATCTTCCAGCTGAGGGCGGAGAGAGACTATCACATCTTCTACCAGATTCTCTCAAATAAGAAGCCTGAACTCTTGG AGATGCTGTTGATCACGATGAATCCCTACGACTATGCCTTCATCTCTCAGGGGGAAACCCAAGTGGCCTCTATTGATGATGCAGAGGAgttgatggctacagat AGTGCATTTGATGTTTTGGGCTTCACACAAGAGGAAAAGAACTCTGTGTACAAGCTGACTGGTGCCATCATGCATCATGGCAACATGAAGTTCAAACagaagcagagggaggagcaGGCAGAGGCGGACGGCACCGAGG ATGCTGACAAAGTCGCGTATCTGATGGGCCTGAACTCTGCCGACCTCATCAAAGGTCTCCTTCATCCAAGAGTCAAAGTAGGAAACGAGTGGGTCACCAAGGGTCAAAATGTTGCTCAG GTGACCTACGCTGTTGGGGCACTGTCCAAGTCAGTGTATGAAAAGATGTTCCTGTGGATGGTAATGAGAATTAACCAGTCGCTGGAGACCAAACAACCCCGCCAGTACTTCATTGGTGTACTGGACATTGCTGGCTTTGAGATCTTTGAC TTCAACACCTTCGAGCAGCTGTGCATCAACTTCACCAATGAAAAACTGCAACAGTTTTTCAACCACCACATGTttgtgctggagcaggaagagtACAAGAAAGAGGGAATTGAATGGACCTTCATAGATTTTGGAATGGACCTGCAGGCCTGTATCGACTTGATTGAAAAG CCCATGGGCATCATGTCCATCCTTGAAGAGGAGTGCATGTTCCCAAAAGCCAGTGATGCCACTTTCAAAGCAAAGCTCTACGACAACCATCTGGGGAAATCTGCAAATTTCCAGAAGCCCAGAATCGTGAAGGGAAAACCAGAGGCTCATTTTGCCCTGATGCATTACGCTGGCACCGTTGATTATAACATCAACAACTGGCTGGTGAAGAACAAGGATCCTCTGAACGAGACGGTTGTTGGACTTTACCAGAAGTCTAATCTGAAACTGCTGGCAGTTCTGTTTGCAAATTACGCTGGAGCTGATTCAG TGATGTCCGAAGCAGCTGagggcaaaaaagaaaagaagaggaaggggTCATCATTTCAAACAGTCTCTGCCCTCCACAGG GAAAACCTGAACAAGCTGATGACCAACTTGAGGTCAACTCACCCTCACTTTGTCCGCTGCATCATCCCCAATGAGACCAAGACTCCCGGGGCCATGGAGAACCCTCTGGTGATGCACCAGCTGCGCTGCAACGGTGTGCTGGAAGGCATCAGGATCTGCAGGAAGGGCTTCCCAAACAGGATCCTCTATGGAGATTTCAAACAGAG GTACCGCATTCTGAATCCTGCTGCGATCCCTGAGGGTCAGTTTATTGACAGTAGAAAGGGAGCTGAGAAACTTCTCGGGTCTCTGGATATCGATCACAATCAGTACAGGTTTGGACACACAAAG GTGTTCTTCAAAGCTGGACTGTTGGGTCTACTCGAGGAAATGAGAGATGAACGTCTCTCCAAAATCATCACCGGAATTCAAGCGAGATCACGAGGACTTTTGTCCCGTATTGAGTATCAGAAGATGGTGGAGCGCAG AGACGCTTTACTTGTGATCCAATGGAATGTGCGTTCTTTCATGGGGGTCAAGAATTGGCCCTGGATGAAGCTTTTCTTTAAGATCAAACCTCTGCTGCGGTCTGCTGAAGCAGAAAAGGAGATGGCTAACATGAAGGAAGAATTCCTCAAGTTGAAAGAATCATATGCAAAGTCTGAAGCTCGCAGgaaggaactagaggagaaaaTGGTCTCGCTTCTCCAAGAGAAGAATGACCTTCAGCTCCAAGTTCAAACG GAACAAGACAATCTCTGTGACGCTGAGGAAAGATGTGAAGGGCTGATCAAAAACAAGATCCAACTGGAGGCTAAAGCTAAAGAGCTAACAGAAAgactggaggatgaggaggagatgaaTGCTGAGTTGacagcaaagaaaagaaagctGGAAGACGAGTGCTCTGAATTGAAGAAGGACATTGATGATTTAGAGTTAACCTTAGCAAAAGTGGAAAAAGAGAAGCATGCCACTGAGAACAAG GTTAAAAACCTGACTGAAGAGATGGCAGGTCTGGATGAGATCATCGCCAAGCTGACTAAGGAGAAGAAAGCATTACAGGAAGCCCACCAGCAAACACTGGATGACCTGCAGAGTGAAGAAGACAAAGTCAACACTCTGACCAAGGCCAAGACCAAGCTGGAACAGCAAGTTGATGAT CTTGAAGGTTCTCTGGAACAAGAAAAGAAGGTCCGAATGGATCTCGAGAGAGCAAAAAGGAAGCTGGAGGGTGACTTAAAGTTGACCCAAGAAACTGTCATGGATTTAgaaaatgacaaacagcagtTGGAAGAACGCttgaaaaa GAAAGACTTTGAGATCAGCCAGCTGAATGGCAAAATTGAAGATGAGCAAACATTGATCATTCAACTTCAAAAGAAGCTGAAAGAGTTACAG GCCCGTgttgaggagctggaggaagagctggaggcagAGCGAGCTGCCCGAGCCAAagtggagaagcagagagctGACTTGGCAAGGGAGCTGGAAGAGATCAGTGAGCGTCTGGAGGAGGCTGGCGGAGCAACATCTGCTCAGATTGAGATGAACAAGAAGAGGGAGGCCGAGTTCCTGAAGCTGCGCAGAGACCTCGAAGAGGCCACTCTGCAGCACGAAGCCACCGCTGCGACACTGAGGAAGAAACAGGCCGACAGTGTGGCTGACCTCGGAGAGCAGATCGATAACCTGCAGAGAGTCAAGCAGaaactggagaaggagaagagcgaGCTACGCCTGGAACTGGATGATGTGGTTTCCAGTTTGGAGCAAGTAGTCAAAGCAAAG ACCAACTTAGAGAAAACCTGCAGAACATTGGAGGATCAAGCGAACGAATACAGGATGAAGTGTGATGAAAATCAAAGGACTCTCAATGACTTCACCACTCAGAAAGCCAAGCTTCAAGCTGAGAATG ATGAATATTCAagacagctggaggagaaggaatcTCTTGTATCCCAGCTAACTAGGGGGAAGAATTCATACAACCAGCAGGTTGAGGATCTTAAGAGACAACTAGAAGAAGAGATCAAG GCCAAGAATGCACTAGCACATGCAGTGCAGTCGGCCCGTCATGACTGTGACCTGCTCAGAGAGCAGTACGAGGAAGAACAAGAAGCCAAAAGTGAGCTGCAGCGTGGCATGTCCAAGGCTAACTCTGAGGTGGCTCAGTGGAGGACTAAGTATGAAACTGATGCTATCCAGAGGACCGAGGAACTGGAGGAAGCCAA AAAGAAGTTGGCCCTGCGTCTGCAGGAGGCTGAGGAGGCTGTCGAGGCAGTCAATGCTAAATGCTCTTCTCTGGAGAAGACCAAACACAGACTGCAGAATGAGATTGAAGATCTCATGGTCGATGTGGAGAGAtctaatgctgctgctgctgccctggACAAGAAGCAAAGAAACTTTGACAAG ATTCTGGCCGAGTGGAAGCAGAAGTATGAGGAGTCTCAGTGTGAACTGGAGAGCTCCCAGAAGGAATCCAGATCTCTGAGCACAGAGCTCTTCAAACTTAAAAACTCATATGAAGAGTCTTTGGAACACCTGGAGACcatgaaaagagaaaacaaaaacctgcaag AGGAGATTTCTGACCTAACTGAGCAACTCAGTGAGGGAGGAAAGACTGTGTATGAGTTGGATAAGGCACGTAAGCTactggagcaggagaagggTGAGATTCAGTCTGCCCTTGAAGAAGCGGAG GGTTCCTTAGAACATGAGGAAGGAAAGATCCTGCGAGCTCAACTAGAGTTCAACCAAATCAAGGCTGACATGGAGCGCAAGATCGCTGAGAAAGATGAGGAGATGGAGCAGAGCAAGAGGAACATGCAGAGGACCATTGATACCCTGCAGAGCTCTCTTGAAGCCGAGTGTCGCAGCAGAAATGAGGCCCTTCgtttgaagaagaagatggaagGAGACCTGAATGAGATGGAGGTCCAGTTGAGCCAAGCCAACAGGCAGGCAGCTGAGGCCCAAAAGCAGCTCAAGTCTGTTCATGCTCATCTGAAG GATTGCCAAATTCAACTGGATGAGTCTCATCGCCTCAATGATGATCTGAGGGAGAACACTGCAATCGTTGAGAGGCGCAACAACCTGCttcaggcagagctggaggaacTCAGAGCCGCTCTTGAGCAAACAGAGAGAACCCGAAAACTTGCTGAACAAGAGCTGCTGGATGTTACTGAGAGAGTTCAGCTACTGCACTCACAG AACACCGGCCTGATaaaccagaagaagaagctggaggctGATGCATCCCAGCTTCAGACTGAGGTTGAAGACGCAGTCCAGGAGTGTAGAAATGCAGAGGAGAAGGCCAAAAAGGCCATCACTGATGCTGCCATGATGgctgaggagctgaagaaagagcaGGACACCAGCGCTCACCTGGAGCGCATGAAGAAGAACATGGAGCAAACCATCAAAGACCTGCAGCACCGTCTGGACGAAGCTGAGCAGATCGCCATGAAGGGAGGAAAGAAGCAGCTCCAGAAGCTTGAGGCCAGG GTGAGAGAGCTGGAAAACGAAGTAGAGGCGGAGCAGAAGAAAAACGGCGAAGCGGTGAAAGGAATAAGGAAATATGAGCGCCGCATCAAGGAGCTGACTTATCAG ACTGATGAGGATCGCAAAAATGTTGCTCGACTTCAAGATCTGGTGGACAAACTGCAGCTGAAGGTTAAAGCCTACAAGAGATCAGCTGAGGAAGCT GAGGAGCAGTCCAACGCTCACCTTGGCAAGTTCCGCAAGCTGCAGCATGAGCTGGATGAAGCTGAAGAGCGTGCTGACATCGCAGAGTCACAGGTCAACAAGCTCCGAGCCAAGAGCCGCGATGTTGGTCCCAAG AAAGGGTTTGATGAGGAGTAA